The proteins below are encoded in one region of Serratia symbiotica:
- a CDS encoding flagellar basal body P-ring protein FlgI — translation MLNKILLALLIGATSLPVMAERIRDLVTVQGVRDNALIGYGLVVGLDGSGDQTMQTPFTTQSLGNMLSQLGITVPPGTNMQLKNVAAVMVTAKLPPFSRVGQNIDVVVSSMGNAKSLRGGTLLMTPLKGVDNQIYALAQGNILVGGAGASAGGGSVQVNQLTGGRISNGAIIERELPTTFGSGEVINLQLNDEDFTLAQQISDAINRQRGGGIASPLDARTIQVRVPQGNSSQVRFLAEIQNINVRVGAIDAKVVINSRTGSVVMNRDVILDACAVAQGNLSVVVEQQNTVSQPDTPLGGGQTVVTPNTQISVQQQGGVLQKVNASANLNSVIRALNALGATPNDLMSILQAMQSAGCLRAKLEII, via the coding sequence ATGTTAAACAAAATTCTCCTGGCGCTGCTGATTGGTGCGACGAGCTTACCGGTGATGGCGGAACGCATTCGCGATCTGGTGACGGTGCAGGGTGTACGTGACAACGCCTTGATCGGTTATGGACTGGTGGTGGGACTGGACGGCTCTGGTGACCAGACCATGCAGACCCCCTTCACAACCCAAAGCCTCGGCAACATGTTGTCGCAGCTGGGTATTACCGTGCCGCCGGGTACCAATATGCAGTTAAAAAACGTGGCGGCGGTGATGGTAACGGCCAAGCTGCCGCCGTTCTCGCGTGTTGGGCAAAATATCGACGTAGTGGTGTCCTCAATGGGCAATGCCAAAAGCCTGCGTGGCGGCACCCTACTGATGACGCCGCTGAAAGGCGTGGATAACCAAATCTACGCACTGGCGCAGGGTAACATACTGGTCGGGGGGGCTGGTGCTTCTGCTGGTGGCGGCAGCGTACAGGTCAATCAACTGACGGGGGGGCGCATCAGCAATGGTGCTATCATCGAACGTGAACTGCCGACCACCTTTGGCAGTGGCGAGGTGATCAACCTGCAACTGAATGACGAAGATTTCACCCTGGCGCAGCAGATCAGTGATGCCATCAATCGTCAACGTGGCGGCGGTATCGCATCGCCGCTCGACGCCCGCACCATTCAGGTGCGAGTGCCGCAGGGCAATAGCTCGCAGGTGCGTTTCTTGGCAGAAATTCAGAATATCAACGTCAGAGTTGGCGCGATCGATGCCAAGGTAGTGATCAACTCACGTACTGGCTCGGTAGTGATGAACCGCGATGTGATTTTGGACGCCTGTGCGGTGGCACAGGGCAACCTATCGGTGGTGGTCGAACAGCAAAATACGGTTAGCCAGCCGGATACGCCGCTTGGCGGTGGCCAGACGGTAGTGACACCGAACACTCAGATTTCGGTACAGCAGCAGGGTGGGGTACTGCAAAAGGTTAATGCCAGTGCCAACCTGAACAGCGTGATCCGTGCACTGAACGCGCTGGGTGCCACGCCGAATGATTTAATGTCGATCTTACAAGCGATGCAGAGCGCTGGCTGCCTGCGCGCGAAGCTGGAAATCATTTGA
- a CDS encoding non-ribosomal peptide synthetase translates to MIDKNEGTKGYTESNSEQFFREMLSSVTEAVLAFGQSSTPPGELIMTASGFMLRQELNTRLRRQAARLGVSLESLCHLGWALVLSRSSHCEQVVFGTGLRAHRGILPIRVDIRETGTEEAARQVFARLEALQAHQQTPLSLALRCSGVGGEAPLFNALLNYRHSQSNETTVEIEDAQWLDEQARTHYPVTLSVDDDGETLGVTVQAVSPLEPARVGGYMAQALLSLVTALETTPQKAVCELPILPAAERKCVLYDWNATGVDYPQGECLHRLFEQQVQRTPHAMAVTAEGETLSYAALNNRANRLAHYLRAQGVGPDERVAVCAERSSAMVVALLGILKAGGAYVPLDPGYPRERLNYILGDAAPTLLLADARGLQVLDTPSVPVIPLDDLAALTGGLPEDNLTPAALSLSERHLAYVIYTSGSSGQPKGVMVEHRQVVNLCQAQGTLFSVTTDSRVLQFASACFDASISEIVITLGHGGTLIIVPDDIRQDRQRLAGFIRQYGVTHATFPPALFGQRYPDDFSTLQYVVFAGESPSAALLQGAAETAVVFNAYGPTETAVCATALRYEPANPLHSERAIGTPIANTRIYLLDPQGEPVPVGAVGELYIGGVQVARGYLNRPALTAERFLADPFSAEPGARMYRSGDLARWLPDGTVEYLGRNDEQVKIRGFRVEPGEVAARLAAHPQIREAVVLARGEGEARHLAAWWVPETEETACDAASLRAWLAGALPDYMVPRSYVRLDALPLTPNGKLDRRALPAPTEDARVRGEYEAPQGDVETILAAQWCALLGLDQVGRHDSFFMLGGHSLLAVRLISHLQRQGYALSLQAVFAAPLLAEMAAACDTGHREVPVPPNVITPQVTALTPEMLPLATLTQAEIDSIVARVPGGIANIQDIYALSALQEGMLFHRLLDEDHDPYVLRLLLRFDTQAALTRYISTLQFSIDRHDSLRTAIFHEGLQEPVQVVLRAARLDVEQFRPDAEGEAVAVQLLQYAQGTPLRLEQAPLLHLVVADGDQGECVGVMKLHHLIADHVSLDILHREGGLTASARAALPPPPPFRKLIAAGRQKGLRARSQRFFREMLGDVTEPVLAFGLNDVRLDGPTPPSHGRGCRRR, encoded by the coding sequence ATGATTGACAAGAACGAAGGAACTAAGGGTTATACGGAAAGTAATTCAGAACAGTTCTTCCGTGAAATGCTGAGTAGTGTGACCGAGGCTGTACTGGCATTTGGCCAGAGTAGCACCCCACCAGGAGAGTTAATCATGACGGCATCGGGGTTTATGCTCAGGCAGGAGCTGAATACCCGGTTACGTCGTCAGGCAGCGCGCCTCGGGGTCAGTCTGGAAAGCCTCTGTCACCTGGGCTGGGCGCTGGTGCTGTCACGCAGCAGCCACTGTGAGCAGGTGGTGTTTGGCACAGGACTGCGGGCGCACAGGGGCATATTACCTATTCGTGTGGATATCCGTGAGACGGGGACAGAAGAGGCTGCTCGCCAGGTATTTGCGCGGCTGGAGGCATTACAGGCCCATCAGCAGACGCCCCTGTCGCTGGCGCTCCGGTGCAGTGGCGTGGGAGGAGAAGCCCCGCTGTTCAATGCCCTGCTGAACTACCGCCATAGCCAGAGCAACGAGACCACCGTTGAAATAGAGGACGCCCAGTGGCTGGATGAACAGGCGCGAACCCATTACCCGGTAACCCTGTCGGTTGACGACGACGGCGAGACCCTGGGGGTCACGGTACAGGCCGTGTCCCCGCTGGAGCCGGCCCGGGTGGGCGGCTATATGGCGCAGGCGCTGCTGTCGCTGGTGACGGCACTGGAAACCACACCGCAAAAAGCGGTGTGTGAGCTGCCCATTCTGCCGGCGGCCGAGCGTAAGTGCGTGCTGTATGACTGGAACGCCACCGGGGTGGACTACCCGCAGGGCGAATGCCTGCACAGGCTGTTTGAGCAGCAGGTGCAGCGTACACCGCATGCAATGGCCGTGACAGCGGAAGGGGAGACGCTCAGCTATGCGGCCCTGAATAACCGCGCCAACCGCCTGGCGCATTACCTGCGGGCGCAGGGGGTGGGGCCGGATGAACGGGTGGCGGTGTGTGCCGAACGCAGCAGCGCGATGGTGGTCGCCCTGCTGGGGATCCTGAAGGCCGGGGGCGCTTATGTGCCGCTCGATCCGGGCTACCCGCGTGAGCGCCTGAACTATATTCTCGGGGATGCAGCCCCGACGCTGCTGCTGGCTGACGCGCGCGGGCTGCAGGTGCTGGACACCCCGTCGGTGCCGGTGATCCCGCTGGACGACCTCGCCGCACTGACCGGCGGGCTGCCGGAAGATAACCTGACACCGGCAGCCCTGAGCCTGTCTGAACGTCACCTGGCGTATGTGATTTACACCTCGGGATCTAGCGGTCAGCCGAAGGGGGTGATGGTGGAGCACCGGCAGGTGGTCAATCTCTGCCAGGCACAGGGGACGCTGTTCAGCGTGACGACAGACAGCCGTGTCCTGCAGTTCGCTTCGGCCTGTTTTGATGCGAGTATTTCCGAGATCGTGATAACGCTGGGCCATGGTGGCACCCTGATCATCGTGCCGGATGATATCCGTCAGGACAGGCAGCGCCTTGCCGGCTTTATCAGGCAGTACGGGGTGACGCATGCGACCTTCCCACCGGCCCTGTTCGGCCAGCGCTATCCGGATGACTTCAGCACACTGCAATACGTTGTCTTCGCCGGTGAGTCCCCGTCGGCAGCCCTGCTGCAGGGCGCGGCGGAAACGGCGGTGGTCTTTAATGCCTACGGCCCGACCGAGACTGCGGTGTGTGCGACGGCATTACGCTATGAGCCGGCCAACCCGCTGCACAGTGAAAGAGCCATCGGTACACCGATAGCCAACACGCGGATTTATCTGCTGGATCCGCAGGGGGAGCCGGTGCCGGTGGGGGCTGTCGGCGAGCTGTATATCGGCGGTGTGCAGGTGGCACGGGGTTACCTGAACCGGCCAGCGCTGACCGCCGAACGCTTTCTGGCGGATCCGTTCAGTGCCGAGCCGGGGGCGCGGATGTACCGCAGCGGCGACCTGGCGCGCTGGCTGCCGGACGGGACGGTGGAATACCTGGGGCGTAATGACGAGCAGGTGAAGATCCGCGGGTTCCGTGTGGAGCCAGGCGAGGTGGCGGCACGGCTGGCGGCACACCCGCAGATCCGCGAAGCGGTGGTGCTGGCCCGGGGCGAGGGGGAGGCCCGTCACCTGGCCGCCTGGTGGGTGCCGGAAACGGAGGAGACGGCCTGTGATGCCGCGTCACTGCGTGCCTGGTTGGCGGGAGCGCTGCCTGATTACATGGTGCCGCGCAGCTATGTGCGGCTGGACGCCCTGCCGCTGACGCCAAACGGCAAGCTGGATAGACGGGCGCTGCCGGCACCGACGGAGGACGCCCGGGTGCGCGGGGAGTATGAAGCGCCGCAAGGTGACGTGGAGACGATCCTGGCGGCGCAGTGGTGCGCGCTGCTGGGTCTCGACCAGGTGGGACGCCACGACAGCTTCTTTATGCTGGGCGGGCATTCACTGCTGGCGGTGCGCCTGATCAGTCATTTACAGAGGCAGGGTTATGCCCTGAGTCTGCAAGCGGTATTTGCCGCCCCGCTGCTGGCAGAGATGGCAGCGGCCTGTGACACAGGGCACCGGGAGGTGCCAGTCCCGCCGAACGTCATTACCCCGCAGGTGACCGCCCTTACCCCGGAGATGTTACCGCTGGCCACCCTGACGCAGGCCGAGATCGACAGTATTGTCGCCCGGGTGCCGGGGGGGATAGCGAATATCCAGGACATCTACGCCCTGTCGGCGTTGCAGGAGGGGATGCTGTTTCACCGCCTGCTCGATGAAGACCATGACCCTTACGTGCTGCGGCTGTTGTTGCGTTTTGACACTCAGGCAGCGCTGACGCGTTATATCAGCACCCTGCAGTTCAGTATCGACCGGCATGACAGCCTGCGCACGGCGATATTCCATGAAGGGCTGCAAGAGCCGGTTCAGGTGGTGCTGCGTGCGGCCAGACTGGACGTTGAACAGTTCCGGCCTGATGCTGAGGGTGAAGCAGTGGCGGTACAACTGCTGCAGTATGCACAAGGCACGCCATTGAGGCTGGAGCAGGCCCCGTTGCTGCACCTGGTGGTTGCCGACGGCGATCAGGGTGAGTGTGTCGGGGTTATGAAGCTGCATCACCTGATAGCTGACCATGTTTCGCTAGATATATTGCACCGTGAAGGGGGGTTAACGGCATCAGCGCGGGCAGCGCTGCCGCCACCGCCGCCGTTCCGTAAGCTGATTGCCGCAGGGCGACAGAAAGGTTTGCGGGCGCGTTCACAGCGCTTCTTCCGTGAGATGCTGGGCGATGTGACCGAGCCGGTACTGGCCTTCGGGCTGAATGATGTCCGGCTGGACGGGCCGACACCACCGAGTCACGGCAGAGGTTGCCGGCGGCGCTGA
- a CDS encoding flagellar basal body L-ring protein FlgH, translating into MATLLPQGKYWLTGLVMLTLSGCAYIPHKPLVDGATTAQPAPMGTPQPNGSIFQAVQPMNYGYQPLFEDRRPRNVGDMLTIILQENVSASKSSSANASRKGASKFGVATVPRYLEGLLGNARADMDISGDNTFGGKGAANANNTFRGTITVTVNQVLVNGNLHVVGEKQIAINQGTEFIRFSGVVNPRTVSGTNSVTSTQVADARIEYVGSGYINEAQTMGWLQRFFLNVSPF; encoded by the coding sequence ATGGCTACCCTGCTGCCGCAGGGGAAATACTGGCTGACGGGGCTGGTAATGCTGACGCTGAGCGGCTGCGCCTATATTCCGCATAAACCTCTGGTGGATGGCGCGACTACAGCGCAGCCCGCGCCGATGGGTACACCGCAACCAAACGGTTCGATTTTCCAAGCGGTGCAGCCAATGAACTACGGCTATCAACCGCTGTTTGAAGATCGTCGCCCACGAAATGTTGGCGATATGCTAACCATTATCTTGCAGGAAAACGTCAGCGCCAGCAAAAGCTCCTCCGCTAACGCCAGCCGCAAGGGTGCCAGTAAATTCGGCGTTGCTACCGTGCCGCGTTATCTGGAAGGGTTATTGGGTAATGCGCGTGCCGATATGGATATCTCTGGTGACAACACCTTCGGCGGAAAAGGCGCTGCCAACGCCAACAATACCTTCAGAGGCACCATCACCGTAACGGTCAATCAGGTGTTGGTTAACGGCAATTTGCATGTAGTGGGTGAAAAACAAATCGCCATTAATCAAGGTACCGAATTTATTCGTTTTTCCGGGGTGGTTAATCCACGTACTGTCAGCGGCACTAACTCGGTCACTTCCACCCAAGTGGCAGATGCGCGCATTGAGTATGTCGGTAGCGGCTATATCAACGAGGCGCAGACCATGGGCTGGTTACAACGCTTCTTCTTGAATGTTTCACCGTTTTGA
- the flgL gene encoding flagellar hook-associated protein FlgL: MRMSTSMMYQQNMTGITGTQSLFMKAAEQLSTGKKVINPSDDPQAASQAVMLSQSQAENNQYALARTFARQNVSMEETGLQGVTSTITDIKGLIVRAGGTGSDNDRASLVTELQGLKEQLLNQANGTDGNGRYMFGGYMNDKPPFVEEGGKVLYKGGDKAVEQKVDANRTMTVGHIGNVVFMSLTSNPKPEPDGSPSVSNVFESIDIALNALKTPLQNADDAARKQVDDALAKANRGLDNSYNKVLSVRSELGCQLKELDQLDDIGQERDMTSKIQMSALTDADMAESISSYYMQQAALQASYKTFSDMQGMSLFQRNR; this comes from the coding sequence ATGCGCATGAGCACCAGCATGATGTACCAACAGAACATGACCGGTATCACCGGCACCCAGTCGCTGTTTATGAAGGCAGCTGAGCAGCTTTCAACTGGCAAGAAAGTGATCAATCCGTCTGACGATCCGCAGGCGGCATCGCAGGCAGTGATGTTGTCACAGTCACAGGCTGAGAACAACCAGTACGCCTTGGCACGCACCTTCGCCCGGCAGAACGTCTCGATGGAAGAAACCGGGTTGCAGGGTGTCACTTCTACCATTACGGACATTAAGGGGCTAATCGTCCGCGCTGGTGGTACAGGAAGCGATAATGACCGCGCCTCGCTGGTCACCGAATTGCAGGGGCTGAAAGAGCAACTGCTCAATCAGGCCAACGGCACCGATGGTAATGGCCGTTATATGTTCGGCGGCTATATGAACGACAAACCCCCCTTTGTCGAAGAGGGCGGTAAAGTTCTCTATAAAGGCGGTGATAAGGCGGTTGAGCAGAAGGTGGATGCCAACCGCACTATGACCGTTGGTCATATCGGCAATGTGGTGTTCATGTCGCTGACCAGTAACCCAAAACCTGAACCGGACGGCAGTCCATCGGTTTCTAACGTATTCGAGAGCATCGACATCGCATTGAACGCGCTTAAGACCCCGTTACAGAATGCGGATGACGCCGCCAGGAAACAAGTGGATGATGCCTTGGCTAAAGCCAACCGTGGTTTGGACAACTCGTACAACAAAGTGCTCAGCGTGCGATCCGAGCTGGGTTGCCAATTGAAGGAATTGGATCAGTTGGATGACATCGGCCAGGAACGTGATATGACCAGCAAGATCCAAATGAGTGCGTTGACGGATGCGGATATGGCCGAGTCAATCTCGTCTTACTACATGCAGCAGGCCGCATTGCAGGCATCGTACAAAACATTCAGCGATATGCAGGGAATGTCGCTGTTCCAACGGAATCGCTAA
- a CDS encoding group II intron maturase-specific domain-containing protein: protein MARWLNPMLRGWINYSGRFYRSAMDCIASHIDLHLVKWVARKYKRVQGSLAQVYEWLRRIQSAKPCRFAHWEICTRRERSTTRAG, encoded by the coding sequence ATGGCACGCTGGCTCAATCCCATGTTACGAGGCTGGATTAATTACTCTGGGCGCTTTTATCGGTCAGCGATGGACTGTATAGCCAGTCATATAGATCTGCACCTTGTGAAATGGGTCGCCCGCAAATATAAGCGGGTACAGGGTAGCCTGGCTCAGGTATATGAATGGTTGAGAAGGATACAGAGCGCTAAGCCCTGCCGGTTTGCACACTGGGAAATTTGTACGCGGCGTGAACGGTCAACGACAAGAGCCGGATGA
- the flgG gene encoding flagellar basal-body rod protein FlgG → MIPSLWIAKTGLDAQQTNMDVIANNLANVSTNGFKRQRAVFEDLLYQTLRQPGAQSSEQTTLPSGLQIGTGVRPVATERLHSQGNLSQTNNSKDIAIKGQGFFQVMLPDGSQAYTRDGSFQIDQNGQLVTASGFPVQPAITIPANALSITVGRDGIVSVTQQGQTAAQQVGQLTLTSFVNDSGLESVGENLYRETESSGAPNESTPGLNGAGLLYQGYVETSNVNVAEELVNMIQTQRAYEINSKAVSTSDQMLQKLTQL, encoded by the coding sequence ATGATCCCATCGTTATGGATTGCCAAGACCGGTCTGGATGCGCAGCAGACCAATATGGACGTAATTGCCAATAACCTGGCTAACGTCAGCACCAACGGCTTTAAACGTCAGCGCGCGGTGTTTGAAGATCTGCTTTACCAGACCCTGCGTCAGCCGGGGGCGCAGTCTTCCGAACAGACCACGCTGCCTTCTGGCTTGCAGATTGGCACTGGCGTGCGCCCGGTGGCGACCGAACGCCTGCACAGCCAAGGCAACCTATCGCAGACCAACAATAGCAAAGACATTGCCATTAAGGGACAGGGCTTCTTCCAGGTGATGTTGCCGGATGGTAGCCAGGCTTATACTCGCGACGGTTCATTTCAGATCGACCAGAATGGCCAGTTAGTCACTGCTAGCGGTTTCCCGGTGCAGCCGGCGATCACCATTCCGGCTAACGCCCTGAGCATTACCGTTGGCCGTGACGGCATTGTCAGCGTCACCCAGCAGGGGCAAACCGCTGCTCAGCAGGTGGGTCAACTCACGCTCACCAGTTTCGTCAACGACAGCGGCCTGGAAAGCGTGGGTGAAAACTTGTATCGGGAAACCGAAAGCTCAGGTGCGCCGAATGAGAGCACTCCGGGGCTGAACGGCGCTGGCTTGCTGTATCAGGGCTATGTGGAAACCTCCAACGTTAACGTGGCGGAGGAATTGGTCAATATGATTCAGACCCAGCGCGCTTACGAAATTAACAGCAAGGCGGTATCGACCTCCGATCAGATGTTGCAAAAATTGACGCAACTGTAA
- the flgJ gene encoding flagellar assembly peptidoglycan hydrolase FlgJ → MAGDLMAMSGAAYDAQALNGLKRDAATDPQGNLKQVAQQVEGMFVQMMLKSMRAALPQDGVLSSDQTRLYTSLYDQQIAQQMSQKGLGLADMMVKQMSNVNNVPSETAGLSPMALDNEVLQTLPQQALAQMVRRAVPAPLAVPPSNNGNFVARLSVPARVASQQSGIPHQLILAQAALESGWGQREIPTTDGSPSHNLFGIKAGRSWNGPVTEITTTEFEQGAAKKVKAAFRVYGSYVEAMNDYVKLLANNPRYAGVVNARSPEQAAHALQRAGYATDPHYASKLVSVIQQMKQAGAQAVKAYTRDVRELF, encoded by the coding sequence ATGGCGGGCGATCTAATGGCGATGTCGGGCGCGGCCTATGACGCCCAGGCACTGAACGGACTGAAACGCGATGCCGCCACCGATCCGCAGGGCAACCTGAAACAGGTAGCGCAGCAGGTAGAAGGCATGTTCGTGCAGATGATGTTAAAGAGTATGCGCGCTGCATTGCCGCAGGACGGGGTGCTGAGCAGCGATCAGACGCGGCTTTACACCTCGCTGTATGACCAGCAGATCGCCCAGCAGATGTCGCAGAAGGGCTTGGGACTGGCCGATATGATGGTCAAACAGATGAGCAACGTCAATAACGTGCCGAGCGAAACGGCGGGCTTGTCGCCGATGGCGCTGGACAACGAGGTATTGCAAACGCTACCACAACAGGCACTGGCGCAGATGGTTCGCCGCGCGGTGCCAGCCCCCCTTGCTGTGCCACCGTCCAACAACGGCAACTTCGTCGCCCGTCTGTCGGTTCCGGCACGTGTCGCCAGCCAGCAGAGCGGCATTCCGCATCAGTTGATCCTGGCACAAGCAGCGCTGGAATCCGGTTGGGGTCAGCGCGAGATCCCGACTACTGATGGCTCACCGAGCCACAACCTGTTCGGTATTAAGGCGGGGAGGAGTTGGAATGGCCCGGTAACCGAAATTACCACCACTGAGTTCGAGCAAGGGGCAGCGAAGAAGGTCAAAGCGGCATTCCGTGTCTACGGCTCTTATGTCGAAGCGATGAACGACTACGTTAAACTGCTGGCTAACAACCCACGCTATGCTGGGGTGGTCAACGCCCGTAGCCCAGAGCAGGCGGCGCATGCCTTGCAGCGGGCGGGGTATGCCACCGACCCGCATTACGCCAGCAAACTGGTCAGCGTGATCCAACAGATGAAACAGGCTGGTGCGCAGGCAGTGAAAGCTTACACTCGCGATGTACGAGAGTTGTTCTGA
- the flgK gene encoding flagellar hook-associated protein FlgK — MSNSLINTAMSGLNAAQVALSTVSNNISNYNVAGYNRQTAILAQNGGTQITNGFVGNGVTVTSVNREYNQFITNQLRHAQGNAEAHNAYHEKISQIDNLLASKTNSLSNNMQDFFTNLQNLVSHSGDDAARQTVLGKANGLVNQFNNTDKYLRDMDSGINQQIGDCAQQINSYSQQIAKLNDEITRLRGSGGEPNALLDQRDQLVTELNKVVGVQVTEQDGGDYTVSFANGLTLVQGNNTYQVSAVPSSSDPARMTLGYNHGQGASEVPEAQISSGILNGVLKFRSETLDGTRNQLGQIALVLADKFNQQHHAGFDLNGKAGSDFFSFSGSHVVDNTHNTGSASLSVSYSDTHKVKAQDYRVEFDGSNWQVSRLPDNVKVNATAGADADGKPTLSFDGLQVSIKGNAQNKDSFIVKPVSDVAGSLKVAISDPSKIAAAGKADSGRGDNENAKHLIDLQTKILVDGKATFSGAYASMVSNIGNQTAAAKVAATSQGSIVKQLTNQQQSISGVNLDEEYGALLRFQQYYMANAQVIHTASSMFDALLNIR; from the coding sequence ATGTCCAATAGCTTAATCAATACCGCGATGAGTGGGCTGAATGCGGCTCAGGTGGCGCTCAGCACTGTCAGCAACAACATTTCCAACTACAACGTGGCGGGCTATAACCGTCAGACTGCTATTCTGGCGCAAAATGGTGGCACGCAAATAACTAACGGTTTTGTTGGTAACGGCGTGACCGTCACCAGTGTCAACCGTGAATACAACCAGTTCATCACCAATCAGTTGCGCCACGCACAAGGCAATGCTGAAGCGCATAACGCCTACCACGAAAAAATCTCACAGATAGACAACCTACTGGCGAGTAAAACCAACAGCTTGTCGAACAACATGCAAGATTTTTTTACCAACTTGCAGAACCTGGTGAGCCACTCTGGCGATGATGCGGCGCGTCAGACGGTACTGGGCAAGGCTAACGGCTTGGTTAACCAGTTCAATAACACTGACAAATACTTGCGCGATATGGACAGTGGCATTAATCAGCAAATCGGCGACTGCGCGCAGCAGATTAACAGCTACAGCCAGCAGATCGCCAAACTGAACGACGAAATTACACGTCTGCGCGGCAGTGGTGGCGAGCCGAATGCCTTACTGGATCAGCGCGATCAACTGGTGACCGAGCTAAATAAAGTGGTTGGCGTGCAGGTGACTGAGCAGGATGGTGGAGACTATACCGTCTCGTTCGCCAACGGCTTGACTCTGGTGCAAGGCAACAACACCTATCAGGTGTCGGCGGTGCCTTCTAGCAGCGATCCTGCTCGTATGACCCTCGGCTATAACCATGGTCAGGGTGCCAGCGAAGTACCAGAAGCGCAAATCAGCAGTGGCATCCTCAACGGTGTGTTGAAGTTCCGCAGCGAAACGCTCGATGGCACCCGCAACCAATTGGGGCAAATTGCCTTGGTGCTGGCGGACAAGTTTAACCAGCAGCACCACGCAGGTTTCGATCTTAACGGTAAGGCTGGCAGCGACTTCTTCAGCTTCAGCGGTAGCCATGTGGTGGATAACACCCACAACACCGGTAGCGCCTCGCTGTCCGTGTCCTATAGCGATACTCACAAGGTGAAAGCCCAAGATTATCGCGTCGAATTTGACGGCAGCAACTGGCAGGTCAGCCGCCTACCGGACAATGTTAAGGTCAACGCCACTGCAGGCGCGGATGCTGACGGCAAGCCGACGCTGAGCTTTGATGGCCTACAGGTCAGTATCAAAGGCAATGCCCAGAACAAAGACAGTTTCATTGTTAAGCCGGTCAGTGATGTGGCGGGCAGCTTAAAAGTGGCGATCAGCGATCCATCGAAAATTGCCGCAGCCGGCAAGGCTGACAGCGGGCGGGGCGATAATGAAAACGCTAAGCACCTGATCGACCTGCAAACCAAAATTTTGGTGGACGGCAAAGCGACTTTCAGTGGTGCATACGCCAGCATGGTCAGCAATATCGGCAACCAGACGGCTGCCGCCAAGGTTGCTGCCACCTCGCAGGGCAGTATCGTCAAACAGTTGACTAACCAGCAGCAGTCGATTTCCGGCGTTAATCTGGATGAAGAGTACGGCGCGCTGTTGCGTTTCCAGCAATATTACATGGCTAATGCGCAGGTGATTCATACTGCCAGCTCAATGTTCGACGCATTGTTGAATATCCGTTGA